The following coding sequences are from one Trichoplusia ni isolate ovarian cell line Hi5 chromosome 15, tn1, whole genome shotgun sequence window:
- the LOC113501100 gene encoding ras-related protein Rab-5B — protein MATNRSGAAQRPNGAPQTKVCQFKLVLLGESAVGKSSLVLRFVKGQFHEYQESTIGAAFLTQTVCLDDTTVKFEIWDTAGQERYHSLAPMYYRGAQAAIVVYDITNQDTFGRAKNWVKELQRQASPSIVIALAGNKSDLAAKRMVEFEEAQAYADENGLLFMETSAKTAMNVNDIFLAIANKLPKSEGGGAGAMGARRLGDAEQPRSSSCCK, from the exons ATGGCGACAAACAGGAGCGGTGCGGCACAGCGTCCGAACGGCGCTCCCCAAACGAAGGTGTGCCAGTTCAAGCTGGTGCTGCTCGGCGAGTCGGCGGTGGGCAAGTCGTCGCTGGTGCTGCGCTTCGTGAAGGGCCAGTTCCACgagtaccaggagagcacgatCGGCGCCGCCTTCCTCACGCAGACCGTCTGTCTCGATGACACCACCGTCAAGTTCGAGATATGGGATACGGCGGGACAGGAAAG ATATCACAGCTTAGCACCTATGTACTACAGGGGCGCGCAAGCGGCCATCGTCGTATATGATATTACTAATCag GACACATTCGGGCGCGCCAAGAACTGGGTAAAGGAGCTCCAGCGGCAAGCGTCACCGTCCATAGTGATAGCGCTGGCCGGCAACAAGAGCGACCTCGCCGCCAAGCGCATGGTCGAGTTCGAGGAGGCGCAGGCCTACGCCGACGAGAACGGCCTGCTCTTCATGGAGACCAGCGCCAAGACCGCCATGAACGTCAACGACATATTCTTAGCTATCG CGAACAAGTTACCAAAGAGCgagggcggcggcgcgggcgcgatGGGCGCGCGGCGGCTCGGGGACGCCGAGCAGCCGCGCTCCTCCTCCTGCTGCAAGTGA